A section of the bacterium genome encodes:
- a CDS encoding type IV pilus twitching motility protein PilT, whose amino-acid sequence MITLQQLLEEMIQKKASDLHITAGVPPVFRIDGELMQSSHDVLTLEMTQSLAYSILNDRQKKRFEMEQELDLSFGVQGLSRFRGNVFLQRGNVAMALRTIPWEIRTFADLGLPPVAAELASKPRGLVLVTGPTGSGKSTTLATMIDKVNSERRAHILTVEDPIEYMHRHKKSIVNQRQLEADTKSFENALKYVLRQDPDVVLVGEMRDLVTFESALRIAETGHLTFATLHTNSAAESIHRIIDAFPAYQQPQVRAQLAFVLEGVMTQQLLPLTKGGRVMALEVMICTPAIKAMIRDDKVHQIYSLIQAGSKYGMQTMNQALFQLFMDKKVSMDTIFDYTPNSEELDQMIKRRQALPA is encoded by the coding sequence ATGATTACCTTGCAGCAACTGCTGGAGGAAATGATCCAGAAAAAGGCCAGCGATCTTCACATCACAGCCGGGGTTCCCCCGGTGTTCCGGATCGACGGAGAGCTGATGCAGAGCAGCCACGATGTGCTGACATTGGAGATGACCCAATCCCTGGCTTACAGCATCCTGAACGACCGCCAGAAGAAAAGATTTGAGATGGAGCAGGAGCTGGACCTTTCCTTCGGCGTCCAGGGCCTGTCCCGGTTCCGGGGCAATGTTTTTTTGCAGCGGGGCAACGTGGCCATGGCCTTAAGGACAATTCCCTGGGAGATCCGCACCTTCGCCGACCTGGGGCTGCCCCCGGTGGCGGCCGAGCTGGCCTCCAAGCCCAGGGGGCTGGTGCTGGTTACCGGACCCACCGGCTCCGGCAAATCCACCACCCTGGCCACCATGATCGACAAGGTCAACAGCGAGCGCCGGGCCCACATCCTGACGGTGGAGGACCCCATTGAATACATGCACCGCCACAAAAAATCGATAGTCAACCAGCGCCAGCTGGAGGCCGACACCAAGAGCTTTGAGAACGCCCTTAAATACGTGCTGCGCCAGGATCCCGATGTGGTGCTGGTGGGAGAAATGCGCGACCTGGTGACCTTTGAATCGGCCCTGCGCATCGCCGAGACCGGGCACTTGACCTTTGCCACACTGCACACCAACTCGGCGGCCGAATCCATCCACCGCATCATCGACGCCTTCCCGGCCTACCAGCAGCCCCAGGTAAGGGCCCAGCTGGCCTTCGTGCTGGAAGGGGTGATGACCCAGCAGCTGCTGCCTTTGACCAAAGGGGGCCGGGTGATGGCGCTGGAGGTGATGATCTGCACCCCGGCCATCAAGGCCATGATCCGCGATGACAAGGTCCATCAGATATACTCCCTGATCCAGGCCGGTTCCAAGTACGGGATGCAGACCATGAACCAGGCCCTGTTCCAGCTGTTCATGGACAAGAAGGTCAGCATGGACACCATTTTTGACTATACCCCCAACAGCGAGGAACTGGATCAGATGATCAAGCGGCGCCAGGCTTTGCCCGCCTGA
- a CDS encoding ATPase, T2SS/T4P/T4SS family: MAQNIGEMLLKMGLITQAQYDKAATEQRNTTEPLVATLIRLGVVTENVMLQFVSRQFNVPSLDLSNFQVEPAVIKMIRPDIANKFMVIPIKKLGRSLTLAMIDPSDLFAIEDIKFLTGQEVKPVVAGYSAVKKLLEQHYPIGRDLQVIAEGGSLAQTKSEDIEKLPEHDENLEGDFGNVEMVDEGLEEEDDISVQQAGQSTPVVKMANYVLTEAVRRGASDIHIEPYEKVFRIRLRQDGVLQTLMEPPMKMKSPIVSRFKIMAKLDVTERRKPQDGRIAIKVLDKKIDLRVSTLPVLFGEKVVMRILDSSSLTLDLANFGFTEDALRNFMKSIHAPYGIVLITGPTGSGKTTTLYSALSQLNTPDRHIMTVEDPIEYNLKGVNQIQAEAGIGFTFGLALRSMLRQAPNIIMLGEIRDGPTASIAIRAALTGHLVLSTLHTNDAPSTISRLVDMGVDPFLVASSTVLIQAQRLVRRICKGCKAPHEYDPKVLTDLGISPDELTGLTFYKGKGCPVCNNSGYKGRVGLYEVMPITRTLRAQILSREPVTTIRATAVKEGMLTLRMDAWGKVKQGMTTVEEMIRETAEG, translated from the coding sequence ATGGCGCAAAACATAGGCGAGATGCTGTTGAAAATGGGCCTGATAACCCAGGCCCAGTATGATAAGGCCGCAACCGAACAACGTAACACCACCGAGCCCCTGGTGGCAACCCTGATCCGGCTGGGAGTGGTGACCGAGAACGTGATGCTGCAGTTCGTCTCCCGGCAGTTCAATGTCCCTTCGCTGGACCTCTCAAATTTCCAGGTGGAGCCGGCGGTGATCAAGATGATCCGGCCCGATATCGCCAACAAGTTCATGGTGATCCCCATCAAAAAGCTGGGCCGCTCGCTGACCCTGGCCATGATAGATCCCTCCGATCTTTTTGCCATTGAGGACATCAAATTCCTGACCGGGCAGGAGGTCAAGCCGGTAGTGGCCGGCTACAGTGCGGTTAAAAAACTGCTGGAGCAGCATTATCCTATCGGCCGGGACCTGCAGGTGATCGCCGAGGGGGGCAGTCTGGCCCAGACCAAGTCCGAGGACATTGAAAAACTGCCGGAGCACGATGAGAATCTGGAAGGTGATTTTGGAAACGTGGAAATGGTGGACGAGGGGCTGGAGGAAGAGGACGATATATCGGTGCAGCAGGCCGGGCAGTCCACCCCGGTGGTCAAGATGGCCAATTACGTGCTGACCGAGGCGGTGCGCCGGGGGGCCTCGGACATCCACATAGAGCCGTATGAAAAGGTGTTCCGGATCCGGCTGCGCCAGGACGGCGTGCTTCAGACCCTGATGGAGCCGCCGATGAAGATGAAGTCCCCGATAGTGTCCCGGTTCAAGATCATGGCCAAGCTGGACGTGACCGAGCGGCGCAAGCCCCAGGACGGCCGCATCGCCATAAAAGTGCTGGACAAGAAGATCGACCTGCGGGTTTCCACCCTGCCGGTGCTGTTCGGCGAAAAAGTGGTGATGCGCATCCTGGACTCCTCATCCCTGACCCTGGACCTGGCCAATTTCGGGTTCACCGAGGACGCCCTGCGCAATTTCATGAAGTCCATTCATGCGCCCTATGGCATCGTGCTGATCACCGGGCCCACCGGATCGGGCAAGACCACCACCCTTTATTCCGCCCTGTCCCAGTTGAACACTCCGGACCGGCATATCATGACGGTGGAGGATCCCATTGAATACAACCTGAAAGGCGTCAACCAGATCCAGGCCGAGGCCGGGATAGGGTTCACCTTTGGGCTGGCCCTGCGTTCCATGCTCCGGCAGGCCCCCAACATCATCATGCTGGGGGAGATCCGGGACGGTCCCACCGCCTCCATCGCCATCCGGGCGGCCCTGACCGGACATCTGGTTCTCTCCACCCTGCACACCAACGACGCCCCGTCCACCATCAGCCGTCTGGTGGACATGGGGGTGGACCCTTTCCTGGTGGCCTCGTCCACCGTGCTGATCCAGGCCCAACGGCTGGTGCGCCGGATCTGCAAAGGTTGCAAGGCCCCCCATGAGTATGACCCCAAGGTGCTGACCGACCTGGGCATCAGCCCGGATGAGCTTACTGGCCTGACCTTCTATAAAGGCAAAGGCTGCCCGGTCTGCAACAACAGCGGATATAAGGGGCGGGTGGGTCTTTATGAGGTGATGCCGATCACCCGGACCCTGCGGGCCCAGATATTAAGCCGGGAGCCGGTGACCACCATCCGGGCCACGGCGGTCAAGGAAGGCATGCTGACCCTGCGAATGGATGCCTGGGGCAAGGTCAAGCAGGGTATGACCACGGTGGAGGAGATGATCCGGGAAACCGCCGAAGGATAA
- a CDS encoding type II secretion system F family protein, translating into MPIYIWKGRDSKSGIVSGELTAENEAGVIEALRKRNIIVSSVRTKPKDLKNLSFGEAKVATKDISIFTRQFATMINAGLPLVQCLEILGSQSDKPAMKKVIEQIKTDVEGGSTLAEAMKRQKSTFNELYVNMAAAGEAGGILDNILNRLAIYLEKNEALVGKVKRAMIMPIILITVCVGAASVLLIFVIPVFEKMFAGMGAKLPGPTLFVVALSKFLQKWIIPIIVIVTGTVIGVQKWYKTDKGQLYLDTLKLKIPILGDLEQKSAIARFARTLGTLLSSGVAIMDALEITAKTAGNRVVSDAIMFARKSIGGGETISGPLKTMKIFPPMVVQMVAVGEATGGLDEMLNKIADFYDEEVDGAVDGLTAAMEPIIMVVLGLGIGGMVVAMYLPIFTMTSAMMGGNK; encoded by the coding sequence ATGCCAATATATATATGGAAGGGCCGGGATTCAAAGTCCGGGATAGTTTCCGGAGAATTGACCGCCGAGAACGAAGCCGGGGTAATAGAGGCGTTAAGGAAACGCAACATCATCGTATCATCGGTGCGGACCAAGCCCAAGGACCTTAAAAACCTCAGTTTTGGAGAGGCCAAGGTTGCCACCAAGGACATCTCCATCTTTACCCGGCAGTTCGCCACTATGATCAACGCCGGCCTTCCCCTGGTGCAGTGCTTGGAGATCTTGGGTTCCCAGAGCGACAAACCAGCCATGAAGAAGGTCATCGAACAGATCAAGACCGACGTGGAAGGCGGATCGACCCTGGCCGAGGCCATGAAGCGCCAAAAATCCACCTTTAATGAGCTGTACGTCAACATGGCGGCGGCCGGCGAGGCCGGGGGTATCCTGGACAACATCTTAAACCGCCTGGCCATTTATCTGGAAAAGAACGAAGCTTTGGTGGGCAAGGTGAAACGGGCAATGATCATGCCCATCATCCTGATAACGGTTTGCGTCGGGGCGGCTTCGGTACTGCTGATATTCGTCATTCCCGTCTTTGAAAAGATGTTCGCCGGAATGGGGGCCAAACTGCCGGGGCCGACCCTGTTCGTGGTGGCCCTGTCCAAATTTCTGCAGAAGTGGATAATACCCATAATTGTCATTGTAACCGGGACGGTGATCGGCGTCCAAAAATGGTATAAAACCGACAAGGGCCAGTTATACTTGGATACGCTGAAGCTGAAAATTCCGATCTTGGGAGACCTTGAACAGAAGTCAGCCATCGCCAGGTTTGCCCGCACCCTGGGAACCCTGCTTTCCTCCGGCGTGGCCATCATGGATGCCCTGGAGATCACCGCCAAGACCGCCGGCAACCGGGTGGTGTCTGATGCCATCATGTTCGCCCGCAAATCCATCGGCGGCGGCGAGACCATCTCGGGACCTCTGAAGACCATGAAGATCTTCCCGCCGATGGTGGTCCAGATGGTGGCGGTGGGCGAGGCCACCGGCGGCCTGGACGAGATGTTGAACAAGATCGCCGATTTCTATGACGAGGAGGTGGACGGCGCGGTCGACGGCCTGACCGCAGCCATGGAGCCCATCATCATGGTGGTGCTGGGGCTGGGCATCGGAGGTATGGTGGTGGCCATGTACCTGCCTATCTTCACCATGACCTCGGCCATGATGGGCGGCAACAAGTAG